A region from the Wolbachia endosymbiont (group A) of Rhinocyllus conicus genome encodes:
- a CDS encoding COX15/CtaA family protein, with amino-acid sequence MESKPVAIWLFLCCIMVILMVGIGGFTRLSKAGLSITEWKPITGTLPPLSGQDWLQEKLKYETTPEYKAFNYGMSMEEFQAIYLIEYVHRLVARLTGLVFVLPFIYFTLRRKISKKVVIRLFVALLFGALQAFAGWYMVKSGLVTEPHVSHYRLALHLLLALIVFALLSYQFFDYQPASRTQLHEHCNIRVTFTKKDVIPVRDTEMTGFQSTNSSIYYTILILILIVIQIIFGAFVAGLNAGLIYNTFPLMDGQIVPEDLFFLHPIWLNIFENRATVQFIHRALALLILALVVILTVKNASVKPVYIMLLSVIIQIILGVITLLLHIPIAIAIAHQVFSFILFGSSLYFLCYLRKQS; translated from the coding sequence ATGGAATCAAAACCTGTAGCTATTTGGCTTTTTCTCTGCTGTATTATGGTAATTCTCATGGTGGGGATTGGTGGATTTACCAGACTTTCAAAAGCAGGATTGTCAATCACGGAGTGGAAACCCATCACTGGAACATTGCCACCACTGAGTGGACAAGATTGGCTACAAGAAAAATTAAAATATGAAACTACACCTGAGTATAAAGCATTCAACTATGGTATGAGTATGGAGGAATTTCAGGCTATATACTTAATAGAATATGTACACAGATTGGTTGCAAGACTAACAGGTTTAGTTTTTGTCCTGCCATTTATATATTTTACATTAAGAAGAAAAATATCTAAAAAGGTAGTAATAAGGCTATTTGTGGCATTATTATTTGGAGCTTTACAAGCTTTTGCTGGTTGGTATATGGTTAAAAGTGGTTTAGTAACTGAACCTCATGTTAGCCACTATAGGCTTGCACTTCACTTATTATTAGCATTAATTGTCTTTGCATTATTGTCATATCAATTTTTTGATTATCAGCCAGCGTCACGTACGCAACTGCACGAACATTGCAATATAAGAGTAACTTTCACCAAGAAAGATGTCATCCCAGTGCGTGACACTGAGATGACAGGATTTCAATCTACTAACAGTAGTATATATTACACAATACTTATTCTGATTCTAATTGTAATACAAATAATTTTCGGTGCGTTTGTTGCGGGATTAAATGCTGGTTTGATTTACAATACCTTTCCACTAATGGACGGACAAATCGTTCCAGAAGATTTATTTTTCTTACACCCTATATGGCTGAATATCTTTGAGAACAGAGCAACAGTGCAATTTATACATCGAGCACTGGCATTGCTAATACTAGCTTTGGTAGTAATACTCACAGTAAAAAATGCTAGCGTAAAACCGGTATATATTATGCTGCTCTCCGTTATCATTCAGATCATTTTGGGTGTAATTACTCTATTATTGCACATACCAATAGCCATTGCCATAGCTCATCAAGTGTTTTCATTTATCTTGTTTGGGTCAAGTTTATACTTCTTGTGTTATTTAAGAAAGCAGAGCTAA
- a CDS encoding acetyl-CoA carboxylase biotin carboxylase subunit, with translation MTEKKYSKILIANRGEIACRIIRTAHKMDISCVCVYSDADINSVHVRQADESRYIGPSPSCLSYLNIEKICEVAVETGAQAVHPGYGFLAENPDFPRALQKHNIDFIGPSAETIEVTANKITAKEEARKAGVNVVPGYMGKIKDVAHAAIVAEEIGFPVMLKAASGGGGKGMRIVNSKKEIELAFTSATNEAEKSFKDGSIFIEKYIELPRHIEIQIIADKYGNIVCLGERECSIQRNNQKIMEETPSPFISEEVRQKMYAQCVSLAKQVGYFSAGTVEFVVDKDQNFYFLEVNTRLQVEHPVTEFITGIDIVEEMIRTSCGEKLRFNQDDIKLTGSAIESRICAEDPSKKFFPSSGRIKYYDKPGGNDYVRIDDGVAAGSEISTFYDSMIAKVITYGKDRVEAISRMQKALSECYIEGVTNNIEFLESIFHHPNFIAAKLHTRFIPDHYPSGFHGDFVTEEYIKIFIFTALYVHLENEERYHHKAVNETPQVSFQCVTLESSKKEGAPVSATRMAGDRARDLFIVNINDNEYSVSARYQDNILTTVYNHNTYSVVGKWKSSHKLLYITINDDADITFKVEKQGSKYFIRHAGMKAECCIFKPHVAELSRLMLNNETEGISADAVKSPISGLLVKLHVNIGDQVEIGQPLFVVEAMKMENIICAEAAMVIKNILVQEGKNVQIGDVVLALLS, from the coding sequence ATGACGGAAAAGAAGTACAGTAAGATTTTAATAGCAAACAGAGGAGAGATTGCTTGCAGGATTATCAGAACTGCCCATAAGATGGATATATCTTGTGTATGCGTATATTCGGATGCGGATATAAATTCTGTGCATGTAAGGCAAGCAGATGAGTCGAGGTATATTGGCCCTTCGCCTTCTTGCCTCAGTTACTTAAACATCGAAAAAATATGCGAGGTAGCAGTTGAAACAGGTGCACAGGCAGTTCATCCTGGTTATGGGTTTTTAGCGGAAAATCCAGATTTTCCACGTGCTCTTCAAAAACATAATATAGACTTCATCGGCCCCAGTGCAGAAACAATAGAAGTTACAGCCAACAAAATAACGGCAAAAGAAGAGGCAAGAAAGGCTGGAGTAAATGTAGTACCAGGATATATGGGCAAGATTAAAGATGTCGCTCATGCAGCCATCGTTGCTGAAGAGATTGGTTTTCCAGTTATGCTAAAAGCTGCATCAGGCGGTGGTGGCAAAGGAATGCGAATTGTAAATTCCAAAAAAGAAATTGAACTAGCGTTCACATCAGCAACAAATGAAGCAGAGAAAAGTTTTAAGGATGGCAGTATCTTTATAGAGAAATATATAGAACTACCAAGACATATTGAAATACAAATCATAGCAGATAAATATGGCAATATAGTGTGTCTTGGAGAAAGAGAATGCTCGATACAAAGGAATAACCAGAAAATAATGGAAGAAACTCCAAGTCCATTTATTAGTGAAGAAGTAAGACAAAAAATGTATGCCCAATGTGTTTCTCTGGCAAAGCAAGTTGGCTATTTTTCAGCAGGCACTGTTGAGTTTGTTGTAGATAAAGACCAAAACTTCTATTTTCTTGAGGTAAATACGAGATTGCAAGTTGAGCATCCAGTAACAGAATTTATAACTGGAATAGACATAGTAGAAGAAATGATTAGAACTTCCTGTGGAGAGAAATTGAGATTCAATCAGGATGATATTAAACTTACTGGTTCTGCAATAGAAAGTAGAATTTGCGCTGAAGACCCATCGAAGAAATTTTTCCCTTCCAGCGGAAGAATAAAATATTACGATAAACCAGGTGGAAATGATTATGTAAGAATAGATGATGGAGTTGCTGCAGGTTCAGAAATTAGCACGTTCTATGACTCAATGATTGCAAAAGTTATAACATATGGAAAAGATAGAGTAGAAGCGATCAGTAGAATGCAAAAAGCATTGTCTGAATGCTATATAGAAGGAGTAACAAATAATATAGAATTTCTAGAATCCATCTTCCATCACCCAAATTTTATTGCAGCAAAGCTCCATACGAGATTCATTCCAGACCATTACCCTAGTGGGTTTCACGGCGATTTTGTTACAGAGGAGTATATTAAAATATTTATTTTCACTGCGTTATATGTTCATTTGGAAAATGAAGAAAGGTACCATCATAAAGCAGTGAATGAAACACCTCAGGTGTCATTCCAGTGCGTGACACTGGAATCTAGTAAAAAAGAAGGGGCACCAGTATCAGCTACTCGGATGGCAGGTGACCGTGCAAGAGATTTATTCATAGTAAATATAAATGACAATGAGTACTCCGTAAGTGCAAGATATCAAGATAATATATTAACAACAGTATATAACCACAATACATACTCTGTAGTAGGCAAGTGGAAATCAAGTCATAAGTTACTATATATTACAATTAATGATGATGCTGATATAACATTTAAAGTAGAAAAACAAGGCAGCAAATACTTCATAAGACATGCAGGCATGAAAGCTGAGTGTTGTATATTTAAGCCTCATGTAGCTGAATTAAGTAGGTTAATGCTAAATAATGAAACAGAAGGGATTTCAGCAGATGCTGTAAAATCCCCAATATCTGGCTTATTAGTTAAGTTGCACGTAAATATAGGAGATCAGGTGGAAATAGGACAACCTTTATTTGTGGTGGAGGCAATGAAAATGGAAAATATCATATGTGCTGAAGCAGCAATGGTGATAAAAAATATTCTCGTTCAAGAAGGAAAAAATGTGCAGATTGGTGATGTAGTATTAGCTCTGCTTTCTTAA
- a CDS encoding ankyrin repeat domain-containing protein: MDGLVDIAKLLSDNKDNINWRYTGPFDKTKQIVRADNLLHLAARIPKKDEFVDICRKNIASVTAHNEYGNNPFHEAARSGILLPAVKEIVHYLETEADNKITKAEEAGDRKEVSRLKEELKCNKKYIKDALCSKDHAFNKKRETPLYYLDAAQQKEIKQIADIKDSFICNQKFHLCLYIVGAIACIAALCLSLYFLYLSSQTFALSSMVAIASGGVTYLSVKACNEIHALHNESTLVETNVQLAGEGLGV, from the coding sequence ATGGATGGACTTGTAGATATAGCAAAATTGCTTTCAGATAATAAAGATAATATCAATTGGCGTTACACCGGCCCTTTTGATAAAACAAAACAAATAGTACGGGCAGATAATCTCTTGCATCTAGCTGCAAGAATACCAAAAAAAGATGAATTTGTAGACATTTGCAGGAAGAACATTGCTTCTGTAACTGCGCATAATGAATATGGAAATAATCCATTTCATGAAGCAGCAAGGAGTGGGATTTTGCTGCCTGCAGTAAAAGAGATTGTGCATTACTTAGAGACGGAAGCTGATAACAAAATTACAAAAGCAGAAGAAGCTGGAGATCGGAAAGAAGTAAGCAGATTGAAAGAGGAACTCAAATGTAATAAAAAATATATTAAAGATGCGCTCTGCAGTAAAGACCATGCTTTTAATAAGAAAAGGGAAACTCCTCTTTATTACTTAGATGCTGCACAACAGAAAGAAATTAAGCAAATCGCAGACATAAAAGACAGCTTTATATGTAATCAGAAGTTTCACCTGTGTTTATATATAGTAGGGGCTATAGCGTGTATTGCTGCCTTGTGTTTATCTTTATATTTTCTGTATCTATCTTCTCAGACTTTTGCACTAAGCTCGATGGTTGCAATAGCTTCTGGCGGAGTCACATACCTGTCAGTTAAGGCATGTAACGAGATACATGCCTTGCATAACGAAAGCACTTTAGTGGAAACTAATGTACAACTTGCAGGAGAAGGTTTGGGTGTTTGA
- the gltX gene encoding glutamate--tRNA ligase: protein MPDVVTRFAPSPTGFLHIGGARTALFNWLYARHHGGRFLLRIEDTDRKRLTQEAIDAIIEGLKWLGVSYDGEIVYQSKRIERHKEVANLLVEKGRAYHCYCPEDEVAEKKIKAREEGKIYKHKCTTKPPSCHPSARHWDPEKNMWSRAGMTSGVRSVIRFKVPDSQEIVVDDKIYGPIKVSSEQLDDIVILRSDNTPTYIFAVVVDDHDAGITDIIRGSDHLTNTFKQLLIYQALDFDIPRFAHVPLIHGEDGNKLSKRHGATSVCDYEKMGILPKAMRNYLLRLGWSHGNDEIISDEQAIEWFNLESIGRSPARLDFKKLEHLNNHYISNMSNEDILTLMLRENTLTDKKKGYLLQGLTELKKRANYLTELLDLAKFYIQDPPLDLSEEACQIVKSNLNIIKLLASFLSKIGDENWNKGFLSSQIKECAKSHDMKISSVYHSLRAPITGVMDAPGIIDIMVILGKDECIRRLQAI, encoded by the coding sequence ATGCCAGACGTAGTCACTAGATTCGCTCCATCACCAACAGGGTTTTTGCACATTGGAGGGGCTCGTACTGCTTTATTTAATTGGCTCTACGCGAGGCACCATGGTGGCAGGTTTTTGCTAAGGATTGAGGACACCGACAGAAAACGTTTAACACAAGAAGCAATTGATGCAATTATAGAAGGGCTAAAATGGCTCGGTGTGAGTTATGATGGAGAAATAGTATATCAGTCAAAAAGAATAGAGCGGCATAAAGAAGTAGCAAACCTTTTAGTTGAGAAGGGTAGGGCGTATCACTGTTATTGCCCTGAAGATGAAGTTGCAGAAAAGAAAATAAAAGCAAGAGAAGAGGGCAAGATATACAAGCATAAATGTACTACAAAACCTCCTTCTTGTCATCCCAGTGCTCGACACTGGGATCCAGAAAAAAATATGTGGTCACGCGCTGGAATGACATCGGGTGTGAGGTCAGTTATCCGTTTCAAAGTGCCAGACTCGCAAGAGATCGTCGTTGATGATAAAATATACGGCCCAATCAAAGTAAGTAGCGAGCAGCTTGATGATATAGTGATCTTACGCTCTGATAACACTCCAACATATATTTTTGCCGTAGTGGTTGACGATCATGATGCTGGAATAACTGATATAATACGTGGCTCTGATCACCTAACTAACACCTTCAAGCAATTGCTGATATATCAGGCTCTTGATTTTGACATTCCACGCTTTGCACATGTGCCGCTTATCCATGGGGAAGATGGGAATAAGCTATCCAAAAGGCACGGTGCCACAAGCGTTTGCGATTATGAAAAGATGGGAATATTGCCAAAAGCGATGCGTAATTACTTGCTGAGACTTGGCTGGAGTCACGGCAACGATGAGATTATTAGCGATGAGCAAGCAATAGAGTGGTTTAATTTAGAAAGTATTGGTCGTTCACCTGCACGGCTCGATTTCAAAAAACTGGAGCATTTGAATAACCACTATATTAGTAATATGAGCAATGAAGATATTCTGACTCTAATGCTTAGAGAAAATACTCTAACTGACAAAAAAAAGGGCTATTTACTGCAGGGACTGACAGAGCTGAAAAAAAGAGCAAACTACCTGACCGAATTATTGGATTTAGCAAAATTTTATATTCAAGATCCGCCACTTGATTTAAGTGAAGAAGCTTGTCAAATTGTCAAATCTAACCTCAATATAATTAAGTTACTCGCATCATTTCTGTCAAAGATCGGTGATGAAAATTGGAATAAGGGTTTTTTATCTTCTCAGATCAAGGAATGTGCAAAATCACATGATATGAAAATAAGCAGTGTATACCACTCATTACGTGCCCCTATAACTGGAGTAATGGATGCACCTGGAATCATCGATATCATGGTGATTCTTGGTAAAGACGAGTGTATAAGAAGGTTACAAGCAATTTAA
- a CDS encoding recombinase family protein — protein sequence MGFKEDQMVTVSLYARVSSGKQAQENTIASQVAALEKQISTDGYKLLSEYKFIDNGYSGSNLVRPDLEKLRDKVTEGKIDRIYIHSPDRLSRKYAYQMVLLEEFEKAGAETVFLNYEINDNPESQLLLQMQGMIAEYERAKIMERSRRGKIYAANKGCVSVMGGAPYGYRYIDKYMGGGQALFEINEEEANVVRKVFLWIGRERTSIGEVCRRLNTMSIITRTGKKYWDRSVIWGMLKNPAYKGQAAFGKTKVGIKLQHIRPQKHSCEQPKDNYSTYSVEKANWIYVKVPNIVDEDVFDIVQEQLAENRKIARTRERGAKYLLQGLIVCKRCRYAYYGSPVRNKRGEKIDHYAYYRCIGRDSYRFGGNKICDNKHIRTDALETAVWEEVKHLLKNPNRVLEEYRRRLSELKKSSWDQKSDLLEKQENKLKRGIARLIDSYAQEYINQEEFEPRIKAMKQSLKTIEEEKKRIFDQKKLKQELTLVVTNLEDFSSNITSNLDNADWLTKRDIIRTLVKRIEINLEDVNVVFRVKELPNSPGNNREEKKNLQHCWRGNSTANRHTAIHSRYLIR from the coding sequence ATGGGATTCAAGGAGGATCAAATGGTAACAGTGAGTTTATATGCAAGAGTTTCTTCGGGGAAACAAGCACAAGAAAATACAATAGCAAGTCAAGTTGCAGCTTTAGAGAAGCAAATTAGTACGGATGGATACAAATTATTAAGTGAGTATAAATTTATTGATAATGGCTACAGTGGATCTAATCTAGTCCGTCCTGATCTAGAAAAGTTACGTGATAAAGTAACAGAAGGTAAAATTGATAGAATTTACATTCATTCACCTGATCGCTTATCTAGAAAATATGCATATCAAATGGTATTACTTGAAGAATTTGAGAAAGCAGGAGCAGAAACGGTTTTCTTAAATTATGAGATTAACGATAATCCAGAATCTCAATTGCTGTTACAAATGCAAGGTATGATAGCAGAATATGAACGAGCGAAAATTATGGAACGAAGTCGTCGCGGAAAGATTTATGCAGCTAATAAAGGTTGTGTAAGCGTAATGGGAGGAGCTCCTTATGGTTATCGTTATATAGATAAATATATGGGAGGAGGACAAGCTTTATTTGAAATAAACGAAGAAGAAGCTAATGTTGTTAGGAAAGTATTTTTGTGGATAGGAAGAGAAAGGACAAGTATTGGGGAAGTGTGTCGTCGGCTAAACACTATGTCTATTATAACACGAACAGGAAAAAAGTACTGGGATAGAAGTGTGATTTGGGGTATGTTAAAAAATCCTGCTTACAAAGGACAAGCGGCTTTTGGTAAAACAAAAGTAGGTATAAAGTTACAACATATCAGACCACAGAAACATTCTTGTGAACAACCGAAAGATAATTACTCTACCTATTCTGTTGAAAAAGCAAATTGGATTTATGTTAAAGTGCCAAATATAGTGGACGAAGATGTATTTGATATAGTTCAAGAACAATTAGCTGAGAATAGAAAAATAGCAAGGACAAGAGAAAGAGGAGCAAAATATTTACTACAAGGTTTAATCGTATGTAAGCGTTGTCGTTATGCATATTACGGAAGTCCTGTAAGAAATAAGCGAGGAGAAAAAATTGATCATTATGCTTATTATCGTTGTATTGGTAGAGATTCTTACCGTTTTGGTGGTAATAAAATTTGTGATAATAAACACATTCGTACAGATGCATTAGAAACAGCCGTTTGGGAAGAGGTTAAGCATTTATTGAAAAATCCAAATAGGGTTTTAGAAGAATACAGGCGTAGACTTTCAGAGCTTAAAAAATCATCATGGGATCAAAAAAGCGATTTACTAGAGAAACAAGAAAATAAATTAAAACGTGGTATTGCTAGACTTATTGATAGTTATGCTCAAGAATATATTAATCAAGAAGAATTTGAACCACGAATTAAAGCAATGAAACAAAGTTTAAAAACAATTGAAGAGGAGAAGAAAAGGATATTCGATCAAAAGAAATTAAAACAGGAATTAACTTTGGTTGTAACCAATTTAGAAGACTTTTCTTCCAATATTACATCAAACCTTGATAACGCAGACTGGCTAACTAAACGTGATATTATTAGAACGTTAGTCAAGAGAATTGAAATTAACCTTGAGGACGTAAATGTGGTATTTCGTGTAAAAGAGCTACCAAACTCTCCTGGAAATAATCGAGAAGAAAAGAAAAATTTGCAACATTGTTGGCGGGGTAATTCCACCGCGAACCGTCATACCGCGATTCATTCGCGGTATCTCATCCGCTAA